In Nitrospira sp., a single genomic region encodes these proteins:
- a CDS encoding glycosyltransferase: MQDAGRPKILVLSRNYPNDVLDGLGLWVKRLVHQCAAQCDFSVISPVPYVPPLPVPEYYHRFRKIPKMSDSDSNMSVFHPRFLVGPGMLFQCTEAAMYYLAIKSQVAKLREAFPFDLIHAHFTYPDGVVAALLGRRYGVPVVITEHALWRPHRMENSRLVRRQAIWAVQNSTFHIAVSRSVKASIEYFTGTSEHIKTIPVGVDGAMFRPSSNSRPNPNQILYVGFLNHNKGVDVLLRAMSHLLKVNPQAQLVLVGGSFYRNTNRQERQLRQLAKELALDGCVKFVGYKTSHEVARYMRESAVLVLPSRGESFGAVLVEALACGTPVIATRCGGPEDVVTDDVGMLVSPEDEHELSRAMETMLCRRDQFKPERLRAYAMERFSWERVAAQTVELYGEALGSATQLQGAAFNGRRASVSC, translated from the coding sequence ATGCAAGACGCTGGCAGGCCAAAGATCCTCGTGCTGTCTCGGAATTATCCGAATGATGTCCTTGACGGTTTAGGGCTCTGGGTGAAGCGTCTTGTGCATCAGTGCGCAGCACAATGCGACTTTTCGGTAATATCGCCTGTGCCGTATGTGCCCCCACTGCCGGTTCCAGAGTACTACCATCGCTTTCGGAAGATTCCGAAGATGTCGGACTCGGATAGTAACATGTCGGTTTTTCATCCGCGTTTCTTGGTTGGCCCAGGCATGCTGTTTCAATGCACAGAGGCGGCCATGTATTACCTGGCCATCAAGTCGCAAGTTGCGAAGCTTCGTGAAGCTTTTCCTTTTGATCTTATTCATGCGCATTTTACTTATCCGGACGGAGTGGTTGCGGCGTTGTTAGGCCGGCGATACGGCGTTCCAGTGGTTATTACCGAGCATGCGTTGTGGCGCCCTCATCGTATGGAGAATTCTCGACTGGTCAGGCGTCAGGCTATCTGGGCGGTTCAGAATAGTACATTTCATATCGCCGTCAGCCGTTCCGTGAAGGCAAGCATCGAGTACTTCACAGGAACTTCTGAACATATCAAAACGATTCCGGTCGGCGTAGATGGAGCGATGTTCAGGCCGTCTTCGAATAGCAGGCCTAACCCGAACCAAATTCTTTATGTCGGGTTTCTGAATCACAATAAAGGCGTCGATGTTTTATTGCGAGCCATGAGCCACCTGTTAAAAGTGAATCCGCAGGCTCAATTGGTGTTGGTCGGAGGAAGCTTTTACAGGAACACGAACCGGCAAGAGCGGCAGTTACGTCAGCTGGCCAAGGAACTCGCTCTCGATGGGTGTGTAAAGTTCGTGGGCTACAAGACCTCTCACGAGGTTGCCAGGTATATGAGGGAAAGCGCGGTTCTTGTCCTGCCGAGCCGTGGTGAGAGTTTCGGCGCGGTGTTAGTGGAGGCGCTTGCGTGCGGCACTCCGGTCATTGCGACTCGATGCGGGGGGCCGGAGGATGTCGTGACCGATGACGTTGGCATGCTTGTGTCGCCAGAGGACGAGCATGAACTTTCTCGGGCGATGGAAACGATGCTGTGTCGCCGAGATCAATTCAAGCCTGAGCGGCTTCGAGCCTATGCGATGGAGCGATTTTCCTGGGAGCGAGTGGCGGCCCAAACGGTTGAACTGTATGGTGAAGCCTTAGGGAGTGCGACTCAACTTCAAGGCGCTGCCTTCAACGGGAGGCGGGCGTCAGTTAGTTGTTAG
- a CDS encoding methyltransferase domain-containing protein: MTTINSGHAEFKIQDAASYNQVAQQFDRLVSRLSAPMAARLVASAELASDHCVLDVGTGTGIVAFRAAAVMGAFGKVVGIDLSDGMLEVARRSAADQGVADRVEFRKMDAELLDCPDGSFDRVLSLFALRHFPHPDAALKEMHRVLRPGGRLVVAVGSSAPWFSGVGLVHRVKLVPQIVRRFQGKQLVACEFLDGLVEAYVPASQRNEEAGWTHEHGRMQQSVPALIRAAGFHDIRSEWHGQQTVVETPEEFWDLQTTFSSLSRKRLADASPEIRSRVRQEFDATCREVLSRGGELVYPTGALLVSGCRA, encoded by the coding sequence ATGACCACCATCAATTCCGGCCATGCTGAGTTCAAAATCCAAGATGCGGCGAGTTACAACCAGGTTGCGCAGCAGTTTGACCGGCTGGTAAGCCGGCTGTCCGCTCCGATGGCGGCTCGCCTTGTCGCATCCGCTGAACTCGCGTCGGATCACTGCGTCCTGGACGTCGGTACTGGAACGGGAATTGTCGCATTTCGTGCGGCTGCGGTGATGGGTGCCTTTGGCAAGGTGGTCGGGATTGACTTGTCAGACGGTATGCTAGAGGTCGCGAGGCGAAGCGCGGCAGACCAAGGGGTTGCGGATCGCGTGGAGTTTCGGAAAATGGATGCGGAGTTGTTGGACTGCCCGGACGGTTCGTTCGATAGAGTGCTGTCCCTGTTTGCCCTGCGGCATTTCCCTCATCCCGATGCGGCGTTAAAGGAAATGCATCGGGTACTCCGTCCCGGGGGGCGGCTGGTTGTTGCGGTCGGGAGCAGCGCGCCATGGTTTTCCGGCGTGGGCTTGGTTCATCGGGTAAAGCTCGTGCCGCAGATTGTGCGCCGCTTTCAGGGGAAGCAACTCGTGGCCTGTGAGTTTCTCGATGGATTGGTCGAAGCCTATGTCCCTGCTTCCCAAAGGAACGAAGAAGCTGGCTGGACACATGAACATGGGCGTATGCAGCAATCAGTGCCGGCATTGATTCGAGCCGCCGGGTTCCACGACATTCGCTCGGAATGGCACGGACAGCAGACGGTCGTGGAAACGCCCGAAGAGTTTTGGGATCTGCAAACGACCTTCTCTTCATTGTCAAGAAAACGTCTTGCCGACGCCTCTCCGGAGATTCGGTCGCGTGTCCGGCAGGAATTTGACGCGACGTGCCGTGAGGTGCTGTCTCGCGGAGGGGAATTGGTCTACCCGACCGGGGCCTTGCTGGTGTCCGGTTGTCGTGCATGA